One Maribacter cobaltidurans genomic window carries:
- a CDS encoding M48 family metallopeptidase, producing MKRIVLILTLFLAVSACKVNPFTGQKTLNFYPNSQIFPMAFAQYDQFLGENKVVEGTSEAHMITRVGQRISSAAERWLAANGYPGYLNDYKWEYNLVKDETVNAWCMPGGKIVFYTGILPICQGETGVAVVMGHEVAHALADHGAQRMSAGTLQQIGAVAGNIAIQDPEKRNMFNQAYGVGSQLGVMLPFSRSHETEADRIGLQIMAIAGYDPYEAAELWKRMKAQSGGQAPPEFMSTHPSNDTRINNLTAWAPEAAAEAAKFGVTSFK from the coding sequence ATGAAAAGAATAGTATTAATATTGACCCTTTTTTTAGCGGTTTCAGCTTGTAAGGTGAACCCGTTTACCGGGCAAAAAACATTGAATTTTTATCCAAATAGTCAAATTTTTCCAATGGCCTTTGCCCAATACGATCAATTTTTGGGAGAAAATAAGGTTGTTGAAGGAACATCCGAAGCCCATATGATAACTAGGGTAGGGCAAAGAATCTCATCGGCTGCAGAACGTTGGTTGGCTGCTAATGGATATCCTGGCTATTTAAATGACTACAAGTGGGAGTACAATTTGGTAAAGGACGAAACAGTGAACGCTTGGTGTATGCCAGGTGGAAAAATTGTATTCTATACGGGTATTCTTCCCATTTGTCAAGGCGAAACAGGTGTAGCTGTAGTAATGGGACACGAGGTTGCCCATGCCTTGGCCGATCATGGTGCACAAAGGATGAGCGCAGGAACTTTGCAACAAATTGGCGCCGTAGCTGGAAATATAGCCATTCAAGACCCAGAAAAAAGAAATATGTTTAACCAAGCTTATGGTGTTGGTTCCCAGTTAGGGGTTATGTTACCTTTTAGCCGAAGCCATGAGACGGAAGCAGATCGTATTGGGCTACAGATAATGGCCATTGCTGGATATGACCCTTACGAAGCGGCTGAACTTTGGAAAAGAATGAAGGCCCAAAGTGGAGGGCAGGCACCACCAGAATTTATGAGTACACACCCGTCCAATGACACTAGGATAAACAACTTAACGGCTTGGGCACCTGAAGCAGCGGCCGAAGCTGCCAAATTTGGGGTGACAAGTTTTAAATAG
- a CDS encoding MFS transporter → MARILVLKGSKKLLNAWAFYDWANSVYSLVISSAVFPIFYGALFRVAEIEKVTVFGGEIARAPLISYTTSLAFVFIAIITPLISGIADYLGNKKIFMQFFCYLGGLSCIGLNWFSLENIYFGLLCYFFGLVGFWVSFAINNSYLPDVAYPEQQDAVSAKGFSLGYIGSVLLLLVNLAMVMKPELFGITTDVNGVAEIKAMKYSFVSVGIWWIVFAQYSFYYLPKGNKREGVRTNVILNGFNELKMVWHQLGNQTRLKRYLGAFFVYSMAVQTVMLIATYFGEEEIGWGSDSERTTGLIISILVIQIVAIFGASVTAWASKNFGNIKTLIVINALWVVICIYAYFLITPTDFYIAAGCVGLVMGGIQALSRSTYSKFIPETKDTTSFFSFYDVAEKIGIIIGTFLYGFIAQFTGSMRSAIIFLGIFFLVGMLLLTRVRPLKKPL, encoded by the coding sequence ATGGCAAGAATATTGGTTTTAAAGGGAAGTAAAAAGCTATTGAACGCTTGGGCGTTCTATGATTGGGCCAATTCGGTTTATAGCTTGGTAATCTCGTCCGCGGTTTTCCCCATATTTTATGGGGCACTTTTCAGGGTGGCGGAAATTGAAAAAGTGACTGTTTTTGGGGGAGAAATTGCAAGGGCCCCACTTATTAGTTATACAACATCCCTTGCTTTCGTATTTATTGCCATTATCACTCCATTAATTTCAGGAATAGCTGATTATCTAGGGAACAAAAAAATCTTCATGCAGTTCTTTTGCTATCTTGGAGGATTGTCCTGTATCGGTTTAAACTGGTTTTCACTTGAAAATATATATTTCGGGCTACTATGTTATTTTTTTGGTCTTGTGGGTTTCTGGGTAAGTTTTGCCATCAACAACTCATATCTGCCAGATGTGGCATATCCGGAGCAACAAGATGCCGTAAGCGCAAAAGGTTTCTCTTTAGGGTATATTGGTAGTGTATTGCTGTTATTGGTGAATTTGGCCATGGTAATGAAACCTGAGCTATTTGGTATTACTACGGATGTTAATGGGGTAGCTGAAATAAAGGCGATGAAATATTCATTCGTGTCCGTTGGAATATGGTGGATAGTTTTTGCTCAATATAGTTTTTACTATCTCCCTAAGGGAAACAAAAGGGAAGGTGTACGAACAAATGTTATTTTGAACGGATTTAATGAACTAAAAATGGTTTGGCACCAGTTAGGAAACCAAACCCGGTTAAAAAGGTATTTAGGCGCATTCTTCGTTTATAGTATGGCGGTACAGACGGTAATGCTCATTGCTACTTATTTTGGCGAGGAAGAAATAGGATGGGGCTCGGATTCAGAACGAACTACAGGTTTAATCATTAGTATCCTAGTCATTCAAATCGTAGCCATTTTTGGGGCTTCGGTTACAGCTTGGGCCTCCAAAAATTTCGGGAATATCAAAACACTCATAGTGATAAATGCATTATGGGTGGTCATTTGTATCTATGCCTATTTTTTGATTACGCCGACCGATTTTTATATCGCTGCCGGATGTGTAGGATTGGTCATGGGTGGTATCCAAGCCTTATCGCGTTCCACGTATTCCAAATTCATACCCGAAACCAAGGATACCACTTCGTTTTTCAGTTTCTATGATGTTGCCGAAAAAATAGGAATAATCATTGGAACATTTCTGTATGGATTCATTGCCCAGTTCACCGGAAGCATGAGAAGTGCCATAATTTTTTTGGGAATCTTCTTTCTAGTGGGAATGTTGCTGCTGACTAGGGTAAGGCCATTAAAAAAGCCCCTTTAA
- a CDS encoding head GIN domain-containing protein — MKKITTLAIVLAMTVSCSAQWGKRIKGNGDEVTINRTTEDYDAIGVSGWFDVILVDGNEGKLTLTGESNLLEYIITEVRNGKLEIKTERGVNLKPSSWNNGITITVPVESVDAIALSGSGDIVGKTTIKTDKLDTAMSGSGDITLDVDSDSVSASMSGSGDITLSGSTKDFDATISGSGDIKAFDLEADNVDATVSGSADIKVTANKMLKARVSGSGDISYKGNPEKVDTKSSGSGDISKY; from the coding sequence ATGAAAAAAATCACAACACTAGCCATCGTTTTGGCCATGACAGTTTCATGCTCCGCTCAATGGGGTAAAAGAATAAAAGGAAATGGAGATGAAGTAACTATCAACAGAACAACAGAGGACTATGATGCCATAGGGGTATCCGGTTGGTTCGATGTTATTCTTGTAGATGGAAACGAAGGAAAATTAACGTTAACAGGAGAATCCAACTTGTTGGAATACATAATTACGGAGGTGAGAAATGGAAAATTGGAAATCAAGACAGAAAGAGGTGTTAACCTAAAACCATCCTCTTGGAACAATGGTATTACTATAACCGTTCCCGTTGAAAGTGTAGATGCCATAGCACTGTCCGGTTCAGGGGATATTGTGGGCAAGACCACAATAAAAACGGATAAATTGGATACGGCCATGTCCGGTTCCGGGGACATTACCTTGGATGTGGACAGCGACTCCGTTAGTGCAAGTATGTCTGGATCCGGGGATATTACATTGAGCGGCAGCACGAAAGATTTTGATGCTACCATATCGGGTAGCGGAGATATAAAGGCGTTCGATTTGGAAGCAGACAATGTAGATGCCACCGTTTCCGGTTCAGCAGACATTAAAGTTACGGCCAACAAAATGCTAAAAGCAAGAGTATCCGGTTCTGGGGATATTTCCTACAAGGGCAATCCGGAAAAAGTGGACACCAAAAGCTCCGGTTCCGGTGACATTTCAAAATATTAA
- a CDS encoding DUF4097 family beta strand repeat-containing protein produces the protein MKTLLFKYSILLFLFCPMIILADNGGKLNGKYTKEKTIKKEFNVNSDALLKVDNSYGNLNITSWNENRIMIEVHIKTNGNNEEKVQQKLDEISVNFDASSSIVSAETEFNDHKSGWGWNWGKNNNVNMQINYTIKLPVKNSVNLDNDYGSIILDRIDGHAKISCDYGRLEIGELMGRNNQLNFDYTSNSTIEFMNSGEIRADYSGFTVEKAGDLKVIADYTNARIDQMDNLDYSSDYGKMEIGSVKNINGNGDYITIKMGSVHGNVDISSDYGSIRIDELAEDAGDVDIRTDYTGVKIGYSPNYHFDFNITTSYAGVSGKDDFVVNISTEKSSSKHYEGYYGSQGSGNMVTLNSDYGGISFTKN, from the coding sequence ATGAAAACTTTACTATTTAAATACAGCATACTATTATTTTTATTTTGCCCTATGATTATTTTAGCGGACAATGGGGGCAAACTAAATGGCAAGTATACCAAGGAAAAAACCATTAAAAAGGAGTTTAATGTAAATTCTGATGCCCTTTTGAAAGTGGACAACAGCTATGGTAATTTGAACATTACTTCATGGAACGAAAATAGGATAATGATCGAGGTCCATATTAAGACCAATGGCAACAACGAGGAAAAAGTACAGCAAAAACTGGATGAAATTTCAGTAAATTTTGATGCAAGCAGCTCTATTGTATCCGCAGAAACGGAATTTAACGACCACAAAAGTGGTTGGGGATGGAATTGGGGCAAGAACAACAATGTCAACATGCAAATCAACTATACTATCAAACTTCCCGTTAAAAACAGTGTAAACCTGGATAACGACTATGGATCCATCATTTTGGACCGTATTGACGGACATGCCAAAATAAGTTGCGACTATGGAAGGCTAGAAATTGGGGAACTGATGGGCAGAAACAACCAGTTGAACTTTGACTACACCTCAAACTCTACCATAGAATTTATGAACAGTGGTGAAATTAGGGCAGATTATTCCGGTTTCACTGTGGAAAAAGCAGGTGACCTTAAAGTAATTGCAGACTATACCAATGCCAGAATAGACCAGATGGATAATTTGGATTATAGCAGTGATTATGGAAAAATGGAAATTGGAAGTGTTAAAAATATAAATGGAAATGGCGACTATATTACCATAAAAATGGGAAGCGTTCATGGCAATGTAGATATTTCATCGGACTACGGATCAATAAGGATAGATGAACTGGCCGAGGATGCCGGAGACGTTGATATCAGAACAGATTATACTGGTGTCAAAATTGGATATAGTCCCAATTATCATTTCGACTTCAATATTACTACAAGCTACGCTGGAGTAAGTGGCAAGGATGATTTTGTAGTCAACATAAGTACTGAAAAATCTTCATCAAAACACTACGAAGGGTATTATGGAAGCCAAGGCAGCGGAAATATGGTTACCTTGAACAGTGATTACGGAGGTATAAGTTTTACTAAAAATTAA
- a CDS encoding RNA polymerase sigma factor, with translation MSQSKVHIDDLLQSCKEGKQSAQMEVYNRYYKAMYNTALRIVKHSAEAEDVMQESFLNAFTKLDTFRGEVTFGAWLKRIVVNKSIYHYKKQRKKNEVALDDLMYKVEDNDGIASDHVFAEQKAQKVMETMKRLKDNYRISLTLHLIEGYDYEEISSIMDISYANCRTTISRAKESLRKQLLIEN, from the coding sequence TTGAGCCAAAGTAAGGTACATATTGATGATTTATTACAATCGTGCAAGGAAGGTAAGCAAAGTGCACAAATGGAAGTTTACAATCGGTACTACAAAGCGATGTACAATACAGCTTTGCGAATTGTAAAACATAGTGCGGAAGCCGAAGACGTTATGCAGGAATCGTTTTTGAACGCGTTTACGAAACTGGATACTTTTAGAGGTGAGGTTACTTTTGGCGCATGGCTAAAAAGAATTGTAGTAAACAAAAGTATTTACCATTACAAAAAGCAACGTAAAAAAAATGAAGTTGCACTGGATGATTTAATGTACAAGGTCGAAGATAATGACGGAATTGCTTCGGATCATGTGTTTGCTGAACAAAAGGCTCAAAAAGTAATGGAAACCATGAAACGCTTAAAAGATAATTACAGAATTTCTTTGACCTTACATTTGATCGAAGGGTATGATTATGAAGAAATTAGTTCTATTATGGATATAAGCTATGCCAATTGTAGAACTACTATTTCCAGGGCGAAAGAAAGTCTTAGAAAACAATTATTAATTGAAAACTGA
- a CDS encoding sugar O-acetyltransferase — MTEREKMLQGKDYDSRDPELLKQYFFARELLKKYNNLDAHLLEAKQEILFELFQYVGKGVWIEAPFFCDYGNNLSIGDGTFVNMNCAFLDNNKISIGKNVLIGPYVQIYTASHPLKASERIVERNDGASYLTSSKPVKIGNKAWIGGNSVICPGVTIGDNVTIGAGSVVTKNIPDNTLAFGNPCKIIREL; from the coding sequence ATGACCGAGAGGGAAAAAATGTTACAGGGAAAGGATTATGACTCGCGAGATCCTGAGTTGTTAAAACAATACTTCTTTGCCAGAGAGCTTCTCAAAAAGTACAACAACCTTGATGCCCACCTTTTAGAGGCAAAACAGGAAATTCTATTTGAGCTTTTTCAATACGTAGGGAAAGGTGTTTGGATTGAAGCTCCATTTTTTTGTGATTACGGTAATAATTTATCCATTGGGGATGGCACTTTTGTAAATATGAACTGTGCTTTTTTGGATAACAATAAGATTAGTATTGGAAAAAATGTGCTCATAGGACCCTACGTTCAAATTTATACCGCTTCCCACCCTTTAAAGGCATCTGAAAGGATTGTTGAACGTAATGATGGTGCATCCTATTTAACATCAAGCAAGCCGGTAAAAATTGGGAATAAAGCATGGATAGGAGGGAATTCCGTCATTTGTCCCGGAGTAACTATTGGTGATAATGTAACCATTGGTGCAGGTAGCGTAGTGACAAAGAATATCCCCGATAACACCCTTGCCTTTGGTAACCCCTGCAAAATCATACGGGAATTATAA
- the lon gene encoding endopeptidase La, translating to MGDSKFSNFDNMSLQGIDQDSELIPLLTAEDEEQMNSEQLPETLPILPLRNTVLFPGVVIPITAGRDKSIQLIKDANNGSKVIGVVSQKDEETENPDIKDINTLGTVARILRVLQMPDGNTTVIIQGKKRFEIAEVLTKKPYITATVRETEEIRPDRSNKEFIAIIESIKDLALRIIKDNPNIPSEASFAIKNIQSDSFLINFVSSNLNLGVKEKQDLLEIGSLQDRALATLKYMNIELQKLELKNDIQSKVRSDLDQQQREYFLHQQMKTIQEELGGVSYDEELEEMRMRGKKKKWSKKVKEHFEKELAKMQRMNPQVAEYSIQRNYLDLLLDLPWNKYSKDKFDLKRAERILDRDHYGLEDVKRRIIEYLAVLKLRNDMKSPILCLYGPPGVGKTSLGKSIAEALGRQYVRMSLGGLRDEAEIRGHRKTYIGAMPGRIVQNLKKAGTSNPVFILDEIDKLSNSHQGDPSSAMLEVLDPEQNNDFYDNFLEMGYDLSKVMFVATANNLGNIQPALRDRMEIINVSGYTIEEKVEIAKRHLLPKQLEEHGLDSSHLKIGKPQLEKIVEGYTRESGVRSLEKQIAKMVRYAAKSIATDEEYDVKVTNADIEKVLGSPKMERTKYENNEVAGVVTGLAWTSVGGDILFIESILSKGKGNLSITGNLGKVMKESATIAMEYIKSNADRFGIDPSVFEKYNVHIHVPEGATPKDGPSAGITMLTSLVSLFTQKRIKKSLAMTGEITLRGKVLPVGGIKEKILAAKRARIKEIILCAENERDIKEIKESYLKGLTFHYVTEMSEVIDIALTNQNVKGAKKL from the coding sequence ATGGGAGATTCTAAATTTTCAAATTTTGACAATATGTCTTTACAGGGCATCGATCAGGATTCCGAGTTAATTCCGTTGCTTACCGCCGAGGATGAAGAGCAAATGAATAGTGAGCAGTTGCCGGAAACCCTGCCTATTTTACCCCTTAGGAATACCGTCCTGTTTCCTGGAGTGGTAATACCTATTACAGCGGGAAGGGATAAATCCATCCAATTGATAAAGGATGCCAATAATGGCAGTAAAGTTATTGGTGTGGTATCCCAAAAGGATGAGGAAACGGAAAATCCGGATATTAAGGATATCAACACACTAGGAACTGTGGCTAGAATTCTACGGGTTTTGCAAATGCCAGACGGCAATACCACGGTCATAATCCAGGGTAAAAAGCGCTTTGAAATAGCAGAGGTACTTACCAAAAAGCCATATATAACTGCTACCGTACGCGAAACGGAAGAAATTAGGCCAGATAGGAGCAATAAGGAATTTATTGCGATTATAGAATCGATTAAGGATTTGGCCTTGAGAATTATCAAGGATAATCCCAACATACCCAGTGAAGCTTCATTTGCGATTAAAAATATTCAGAGCGATTCGTTTTTGATAAATTTCGTGTCCTCAAACCTTAATTTAGGAGTAAAGGAAAAGCAAGACCTTCTCGAGATAGGAAGTTTGCAGGATAGGGCGTTGGCCACCCTTAAATATATGAATATAGAACTCCAAAAATTGGAGTTGAAGAACGATATACAATCCAAGGTACGTAGTGATCTGGACCAACAGCAGCGTGAATATTTTCTTCACCAGCAAATGAAGACCATACAAGAGGAACTTGGTGGTGTTTCCTATGATGAGGAATTGGAGGAAATGCGTATGCGTGGAAAGAAGAAAAAATGGAGTAAAAAGGTCAAGGAGCATTTTGAAAAGGAACTTGCCAAGATGCAACGTATGAATCCGCAGGTGGCAGAATATTCCATTCAAAGAAATTATCTGGACCTTCTGTTGGATTTACCATGGAACAAGTATTCCAAGGATAAGTTCGATTTAAAACGTGCTGAGCGAATTCTGGATAGAGATCACTACGGATTAGAGGATGTAAAGAGAAGGATTATAGAATATTTGGCAGTTCTAAAACTTCGAAATGATATGAAGTCACCTATTCTTTGTCTCTATGGTCCCCCGGGTGTAGGTAAAACCTCTTTGGGTAAATCCATTGCGGAAGCCTTGGGTAGACAATATGTGCGTATGTCCTTGGGAGGTCTACGTGACGAGGCCGAAATTCGCGGGCATAGGAAAACGTATATAGGGGCTATGCCGGGTAGGATTGTTCAAAACCTTAAAAAGGCCGGGACTTCCAATCCAGTCTTTATTTTGGATGAAATTGACAAGCTGTCCAATAGCCATCAAGGCGACCCCTCCTCGGCAATGCTGGAGGTTTTGGATCCGGAACAAAACAACGATTTCTATGATAATTTCTTGGAAATGGGGTATGACCTATCCAAAGTGATGTTTGTGGCGACTGCTAATAACTTGGGAAATATCCAGCCTGCCTTAAGGGACAGAATGGAAATTATCAACGTAAGCGGATATACCATAGAGGAAAAGGTGGAAATAGCAAAAAGGCATTTGTTGCCCAAGCAGTTGGAGGAACACGGATTGGACTCGAGCCACTTGAAAATAGGAAAACCCCAGTTAGAGAAAATTGTTGAAGGATACACTAGGGAATCTGGTGTGCGATCTTTGGAGAAACAAATTGCTAAAATGGTCCGCTACGCTGCAAAGTCAATCGCCACGGATGAAGAATATGATGTTAAGGTCACCAATGCGGATATTGAGAAGGTTTTGGGCTCGCCAAAAATGGAGCGTACCAAATATGAGAACAACGAAGTGGCCGGTGTAGTTACAGGATTGGCTTGGACCAGTGTTGGGGGTGACATTTTATTCATAGAATCTATTTTGTCAAAAGGTAAAGGCAATTTGAGTATTACTGGGAACTTGGGCAAAGTAATGAAAGAGTCTGCCACGATTGCTATGGAGTATATCAAATCCAATGCAGATAGATTTGGGATTGACCCCTCTGTATTTGAGAAATATAACGTTCATATTCATGTGCCGGAAGGTGCAACTCCAAAGGACGGGCCAAGTGCCGGAATTACGATGTTGACATCCTTGGTATCCTTATTCACCCAAAAGCGAATAAAGAAAAGTTTGGCCATGACCGGTGAAATTACCTTGAGAGGCAAGGTGTTACCGGTAGGTGGAATCAAAGAAAAAATACTTGCGGCCAAAAGGGCGCGCATTAAGGAGATTATTCTTTGTGCAGAAAATGAGCGGGACATCAAAGAAATTAAGGAATCCTATCTAAAAGGTTTAACGTTTCATTACGTTACCGAAATGTCGGAGGTTATAGATATAGCATTAACGAACCAAAATGTGAAAGGGGCAAAGAAATTATAA
- the cmk gene encoding (d)CMP kinase: MNKITIAIDGFSSTGKSTLAKQLAEKLGYVYVDTGAMYRAVTLYAMQNGFIVNGDINKVGLTKHLDKIQLKFVFNPKLGFAEMFLNDENVERQIRTLEVSKNVSQIAEIKEVRTQLVSLQQDMGKSKGVVMDGRDIGTVVFPDAELKIFMTASPEKRAVRRYKELLDKGEDVVYDDILENVQKRDYIDSHRKNSPLKKAEGAIEFDNSDMGLVQQFERIYEHALRVIEKHQ; the protein is encoded by the coding sequence ATGAATAAAATCACTATTGCCATTGATGGTTTTTCTTCCACGGGAAAAAGTACCTTGGCAAAGCAATTGGCCGAAAAGCTTGGATATGTCTATGTGGATACAGGGGCCATGTATAGGGCGGTAACTCTATATGCCATGCAAAATGGGTTTATAGTTAATGGCGATATAAATAAAGTTGGCCTCACAAAGCATTTGGACAAAATCCAATTAAAATTTGTTTTCAATCCGAAACTAGGTTTTGCCGAAATGTTTTTGAACGATGAAAACGTAGAAAGACAAATAAGAACCTTGGAGGTTTCCAAAAATGTAAGTCAAATTGCCGAAATCAAGGAGGTGAGGACGCAATTAGTTTCCTTACAACAGGATATGGGAAAGAGCAAGGGTGTGGTAATGGATGGTAGGGATATTGGAACCGTGGTATTTCCTGATGCCGAACTTAAAATATTCATGACCGCAAGCCCGGAAAAAAGAGCGGTAAGACGTTATAAGGAATTACTTGACAAAGGGGAGGACGTTGTCTATGACGATATCCTCGAAAATGTCCAAAAAAGGGACTATATAGACTCCCATCGAAAAAATTCCCCTCTAAAGAAGGCCGAAGGCGCCATAGAGTTTGATAATAGTGATATGGGATTGGTCCAACAATTTGAGCGGATTTATGAACATGCCCTTCGGGTCATTGAAAAACATCAATAA
- a CDS encoding LysM peptidoglycan-binding domain-containing protein: MSVKAKYQPVLDLGEQLGIKDGNVSVEGDILKVKGMAKTQYEKNIIWDKIKEIGGEHPSDIKANITVEDESVYHRHIVKSGESLSKIAKHYYGDPMKYKQIFSANTNILSNPDVIHPEQVLVIPNL; this comes from the coding sequence ATGAGCGTTAAAGCGAAATATCAGCCAGTTCTAGACCTTGGGGAACAACTTGGAATTAAAGATGGAAATGTTTCTGTTGAAGGGGACATTCTTAAAGTTAAAGGAATGGCAAAAACTCAATATGAGAAAAACATTATTTGGGACAAAATAAAAGAAATTGGAGGGGAGCACCCATCCGATATAAAGGCTAATATTACTGTAGAAGACGAATCTGTCTACCATAGACATATTGTGAAAAGTGGCGAGTCTTTAAGTAAAATTGCCAAACATTATTATGGAGATCCTATGAAATACAAACAAATTTTTTCTGCCAATACGAACATACTTAGCAATCCCGATGTAATTCATCCAGAACAAGTATTGGTCATTCCAAATTTGTAA
- the rpsA gene encoding 30S ribosomal protein S1, translating into MAEEKTTAEVEETTEATTQETAQETPKQDPQEFLENFNWEKYEQGIERVDDSKLKEFEELVAENFVDTADEEVVEGTVVYLTDREAIIDINAKSEGVISLNEFRYNPDLKVGDKVEVLIDIREDKSGQLVLSHRKARTIMAWDRVNAAHDNEEIVSGYVKCRTKGGMIVDVFGIEAFLPGSQIDVKPIRDYDQYVNKTMEFKVVKINHEFKNVVVSHKALIEADIEEQKKEIISQLEKGQVLEGVVKNITSYGVFIDLGGVDGLVHITDLSWSRINHPNEVVELDQKLNVVILDFDENKSRIQLGLKQLEKHPWEALSDEIKVGDKVKGKVVVIADYGAFIEVVEGVEGLIHVSEMSWSTHLRSAQDFVKVGDEVEAVVLTLDREDRKMSLGIKQLTPDPWTDITSKYPVGSRHKGIVRNFTNFGVFVELEEGIDGLIYISDLSWTKKIKHPSEFTNVGDTLEVEVLELDVEGRKLSLGHKQTTENPWDKYEDEFAVGTVHKATITDVVDKGATIDFNEDITAFIPQRHLEKEDGKKLGKGDEAEFKIIEFNKDFKRVVASHTAIFREEEQRNVKAAAKRQAAAADEAKPTLGDANDALQALKDKMEADSKKK; encoded by the coding sequence ATGGCTGAAGAAAAAACAACTGCGGAAGTAGAAGAAACTACGGAAGCTACTACACAAGAGACTGCACAGGAAACCCCTAAGCAGGACCCACAAGAGTTTTTAGAAAATTTTAATTGGGAAAAATACGAGCAAGGAATCGAAAGAGTAGATGATTCCAAGCTTAAGGAATTCGAAGAATTAGTTGCCGAAAATTTCGTGGATACTGCCGATGAGGAAGTAGTTGAAGGAACGGTAGTTTATTTGACCGATAGAGAGGCAATCATTGATATTAACGCTAAGTCTGAAGGTGTAATTTCCTTGAATGAATTTCGTTACAATCCAGATTTAAAGGTTGGTGACAAGGTAGAGGTATTGATCGATATCCGTGAGGATAAAAGTGGTCAGTTGGTATTGTCCCATAGAAAGGCGCGTACTATTATGGCCTGGGACAGGGTTAACGCTGCCCATGACAACGAGGAAATTGTATCCGGTTATGTTAAGTGCAGAACCAAAGGAGGTATGATTGTTGACGTATTTGGAATTGAGGCATTCTTGCCAGGTTCTCAAATAGACGTTAAACCTATTAGGGACTACGATCAATATGTAAACAAAACAATGGAATTCAAGGTGGTTAAGATCAACCATGAGTTCAAGAACGTTGTTGTTTCGCATAAAGCTCTGATCGAAGCAGATATCGAAGAGCAGAAAAAAGAGATTATCAGCCAGTTGGAAAAAGGACAAGTATTGGAAGGTGTTGTTAAAAACATCACTTCATACGGTGTCTTTATCGATCTTGGTGGTGTTGATGGTCTTGTACATATCACCGATCTTTCTTGGAGCAGAATCAACCACCCGAACGAGGTTGTTGAACTTGATCAGAAATTGAACGTTGTAATTCTAGATTTTGATGAAAACAAATCCAGAATTCAATTAGGTCTTAAGCAATTGGAAAAACATCCTTGGGAAGCGCTAAGCGATGAAATTAAAGTAGGCGACAAGGTTAAAGGTAAAGTAGTTGTTATTGCAGACTACGGTGCATTTATTGAAGTTGTTGAAGGTGTTGAAGGTCTTATCCACGTTTCCGAAATGTCATGGTCTACACACTTGCGTTCCGCTCAGGATTTCGTAAAAGTAGGGGATGAGGTTGAGGCAGTCGTGTTGACCTTGGATAGGGAAGATCGTAAGATGTCCCTTGGTATCAAGCAATTGACACCAGACCCATGGACTGATATTACTTCTAAATATCCTGTAGGTTCAAGACATAAAGGTATCGTACGTAACTTCACAAACTTTGGTGTTTTTGTAGAGTTGGAAGAAGGTATAGATGGTTTGATCTACATCTCTGATCTTTCTTGGACCAAGAAAATTAAGCATCCATCTGAGTTCACCAATGTAGGTGATACTTTAGAGGTTGAGGTGTTGGAGTTGGACGTTGAAGGACGTAAGCTTAGCTTAGGACACAAACAGACTACTGAAAACCCCTGGGATAAATATGAGGATGAGTTTGCAGTAGGTACTGTACATAAAGCTACTATTACTGATGTGGTGGATAAAGGTGCAACCATAGACTTTAACGAGGATATAACTGCATTCATTCCACAGCGTCACTTGGAGAAGGAAGATGGCAAAAAACTAGGAAAAGGCGATGAAGCGGAATTCAAGATTATTGAGTTCAATAAAGACTTCAAGCGTGTTGTAGCTAGCCACACCGCTATCTTTAGGGAAGAGGAACAACGCAATGTAAAAGCGGCAGCTAAAAGACAGGCTGCAGCTGCTGACGAGGCAAAACCAACTTTGGGTGATGCTAACGATGCTTTACAGGCGTTGAAAGATAAAATGGAAGCTGATTCTAAGAAGAAGTAA